The genomic interval CCGAGGGCTACGACCGACTCATCGAGGCGATGGAGCTCAACGGCTTCCTCGGTGAACTCGTCGACCTGCCGACCGTGATGAACGCGCGCAGCTACTGGTTCTCGATCTTCGGGGAGCCATCGCTCGCGGCGCCCTGGGGGTTCCAGCTGTTCGGGCATCACGCGGCGATCAACTTCGTCACCGTCGGCGGTCGGGATGTCGTCGCGCCGTGCTTCATCGGGGCGGAACCCGCGCTCACGGACACGCGGCCCCCCATCTTCGACGAGCGGGAGAAGCTTGCGATCGAGCTCGCGCAGTCGTTCGCACCCGAGCAACGCGCGAAGGCCGTCGTGTTCGAGTCGGTGCTCGACCCCGCGATGCCGGAGGGGCGCCTGCATCCTGCCGATGAGCGGCACGTCGCGGGCGCGTTCCGCGACAACCGTGTCGTGCCGTACGAGGGCATTCCCGTGTCCGAGTTCACGGATGGGCAGCGCGCCCTGCTGCGGCAGATCGTGGAGGACTTCCACCTGCTGCTGACCGGACCCCAGCGGGCGGCGACCATGGAGGAGTTCGAAGCGCACCTCGATGAGACGTGGTTCTCCTGGTACGGCGCGACCGACGGCTCGCAGCCCATCTACTTCCGTGTGCAGAGTCCGGTGATCATCGCCGAGCTCGACAACCATGCGGGTGTGTGGCTGAGCAACACCCTGCCAGCTCGCTTCCACGTGCACAGCACGCTGCGGTTGCCGAACGGCAACGACTACGGCAAGGCGTACATCCAGCGGATCGCCACGCCGGAGGCCTGAGCCGCGTCACTCCGAAGAGACCGCCGTCCACCCGTCGGCGGTCTCTTCGACGACCTCGAGCAGGCGCGACAGCGACGCGCTCCGGCGTTCCCCGGCGCGCGTCACGACGAGTGCGCGCAGCGGATCGGGTGGGGGTGCGAGCCGGTGCAGATCGACGCCGC from Salinibacterium sp. ZJ70 carries:
- a CDS encoding DUF3500 domain-containing protein; amino-acid sequence: MSENDKDIDGFFSTARVSGREEAVELGEESYRDFLLPLDHEKLAPWRGMGYEEFTAARQGNPFLQQLLDDWDALYAEPFVGITTDGVVRGDVWSLEPGGTADTALVEAAQRFLAELPAEARAKVLYPIDAPDWRGWSNPEFVFHRNGLRLEDLAEQDAQRVFDILRAAFSPEGYDRLIEAMELNGFLGELVDLPTVMNARSYWFSIFGEPSLAAPWGFQLFGHHAAINFVTVGGRDVVAPCFIGAEPALTDTRPPIFDEREKLAIELAQSFAPEQRAKAVVFESVLDPAMPEGRLHPADERHVAGAFRDNRVVPYEGIPVSEFTDGQRALLRQIVEDFHLLLTGPQRAATMEEFEAHLDETWFSWYGATDGSQPIYFRVQSPVIIAELDNHAGVWLSNTLPARFHVHSTLRLPNGNDYGKAYIQRIATPEA